One stretch of Chitinophaga pendula DNA includes these proteins:
- a CDS encoding xylulokinase codes for MRLLLGYDIGSSSVKAALLDADSGICLATASSPAREMAIQAPQPGWAEQDPEQWWQEVIHATSLLRKKYAFDSRDVRGIGIAYQMHGLVCVDKDQQVLRPAIIWCDSRAVGIGERAAHALGEAYCHTHLLNAPGNFTASKLRWVQEYDPALYARIDKVMLPGDFIAMRLTGEACTTDTGLSEGICWDFLAQEIALPLLSHYEIAPSLLATQVPVFGIQGMVTAHAAEQLGLAAGTPVCYRAGDQPNNAFSLNVLEPGEAATTAGTSGVVYAVHDKAVADKENRVNTFVHVNNKPEVLRNGVLMCLNGTGIMNSWLKDICGDVDYDTMNRLGATVPVGSHGLQVYPFGNGAERILLNKDIGATVRGLNFNIHQRAHLMRAAQEGIAAALSYGMSVMQGMGMNIRRVRAGHANMFLSPLFAEAFANIANVEIELYNTDGAQGAARGAGVGAGCYPLEEAHKGMSCIGTVVPDAKLRSIYLPTYEQWVHQLPLHLFK; via the coding sequence ATGCGATTACTGTTGGGATATGACATAGGGTCATCCTCTGTGAAGGCCGCATTGCTGGATGCCGACAGTGGTATATGTCTGGCGACGGCGAGTAGTCCTGCCCGGGAGATGGCCATACAGGCACCTCAGCCAGGCTGGGCAGAGCAGGATCCGGAGCAATGGTGGCAGGAGGTGATCCACGCTACCTCTTTACTACGAAAAAAATATGCTTTTGACAGCCGGGATGTGCGGGGTATCGGGATTGCTTACCAGATGCACGGCCTTGTGTGTGTGGATAAGGATCAGCAGGTATTACGGCCTGCTATTATCTGGTGTGACAGCCGGGCGGTGGGTATTGGAGAGCGGGCGGCGCATGCGTTGGGGGAGGCGTACTGCCATACCCATCTGCTGAATGCACCCGGTAATTTTACTGCCTCCAAGTTGCGTTGGGTGCAGGAGTACGATCCGGCGTTGTATGCGCGTATTGATAAAGTGATGTTGCCCGGTGATTTTATTGCAATGCGTCTTACCGGTGAAGCCTGTACGACGGATACCGGATTGTCGGAAGGTATCTGCTGGGATTTTCTGGCACAGGAGATTGCGTTGCCACTGTTGTCACATTACGAGATAGCTCCCTCCTTGTTAGCCACGCAGGTACCGGTATTTGGCATACAGGGAATGGTGACCGCTCATGCAGCGGAGCAGCTGGGGTTGGCGGCAGGTACGCCGGTTTGTTATCGAGCGGGGGACCAGCCTAACAATGCATTCTCGCTGAATGTATTGGAGCCCGGAGAAGCCGCTACAACGGCAGGTACCTCCGGTGTGGTGTATGCGGTGCATGATAAGGCGGTGGCGGATAAAGAGAACAGGGTCAATACGTTCGTGCATGTGAATAATAAACCGGAAGTGTTGCGGAATGGTGTGTTGATGTGTTTGAATGGTACCGGTATTATGAATAGCTGGTTGAAGGACATTTGTGGGGATGTGGATTATGATACGATGAACCGGCTTGGTGCCACGGTACCTGTAGGTAGTCATGGTCTGCAGGTGTATCCATTCGGGAACGGAGCGGAGCGGATACTGTTGAATAAGGATATTGGGGCGACGGTGCGGGGATTGAACTTTAATATACACCAGCGTGCACACCTGATGAGGGCTGCGCAGGAAGGGATTGCGGCGGCATTGAGTTATGGGATGTCGGTGATGCAGGGGATGGGTATGAACATCCGCCGGGTGCGTGCGGGGCATGCTAATATGTTCCTGAGTCCTTTATTTGCGGAAGCATTTGCCAATATTGCCAACGTGGAGATCGAGCTGTATAATACGGATGGTGCGCAGGGAGCTGCCAGAGGCGCTGGTGTGGGAGCGGGTTGTTATCCGTTGGAGGAGGCACATAAAGGTATGAGTTGTATTGGTACGGTTGTACCGGATGCAAAGTTGCGGTCTATTTATCTCCCTACCTATGAGCAATGGGTTCATCAACTGCCTCTTCACCTCTTTAAATAG
- a CDS encoding sodium/sugar symporter codes for MQKSLHFYDYAVFLVYFIIVAGYGYYIYQKKKRATTDSKDFFLAEGSLTWWAIGASLIASNISAEQFIGMSGSGFAMGLAISTYEWMAAATLLVVAIFFLPIYLKNKIYTMPQFLQQRYNQTVSTIMAVFWLLLYVVVNLTSILYLGALAITTISGVNFYTCMVLLAVFAIFITLGGMKVIGYTDVIQVFFLILGGLATTYLALQLVASHFGESGVLKGFSLLTEHADDHFHMIFHKDNPHYLDLPGLSILIGGMWIVNLNYWGCNQYITQRALGADLKTARNGLLFAGFLKMLMPIIVVLPGIAAYVLHQQGMFQAEMMKGGELNPDNAYPVLLNLLPVGLKGLAFAALTAAVVASLAGKANSISTIFSLDIYKKIYNKDADEKQVVKVGRQVVVVAMIIAIVISNFLGIDKKGGFQFIQEYTGFVSPGVFSMFIMGFFWKRTNSSAAMFALIGGFILSIVLKFLPMWTDLSSLYDIGLATANAKGVYEIPFIDRMGIVFVICIIGMVVISLADPKSKHNPKGLDVDAGMFKTSAPFTIGALIICGLLVALYTLYW; via the coding sequence ATGCAAAAGAGCTTACATTTTTATGATTATGCGGTTTTCTTGGTGTATTTTATTATTGTAGCCGGTTATGGTTATTATATATACCAAAAGAAGAAACGCGCGACCACTGACAGCAAGGATTTTTTCCTGGCAGAAGGTTCCCTTACCTGGTGGGCGATAGGAGCTTCCTTGATCGCTTCGAACATTTCGGCAGAGCAGTTTATTGGTATGTCTGGTTCCGGCTTTGCGATGGGGCTGGCCATTTCTACCTATGAATGGATGGCGGCGGCTACCTTGCTGGTAGTGGCGATCTTTTTTCTGCCTATTTACCTTAAGAACAAAATATATACGATGCCGCAGTTCCTGCAACAGCGGTATAACCAGACGGTGAGTACTATTATGGCGGTGTTCTGGTTATTGTTGTATGTGGTGGTGAACCTGACCTCTATATTATACCTGGGGGCGCTGGCTATTACTACTATTTCGGGTGTGAACTTTTATACCTGTATGGTGCTGTTGGCGGTATTTGCGATTTTCATTACGCTGGGTGGTATGAAGGTGATAGGATATACGGATGTGATCCAGGTATTTTTCCTGATATTAGGGGGATTGGCTACTACTTATCTGGCTTTGCAGTTGGTGGCCAGTCATTTTGGCGAAAGTGGTGTATTGAAAGGTTTCTCGTTGCTGACGGAGCACGCGGATGATCATTTCCATATGATCTTTCACAAAGATAACCCGCATTACCTGGATCTGCCGGGGTTGAGTATTCTGATAGGCGGTATGTGGATTGTGAACCTGAACTATTGGGGATGTAACCAGTATATCACGCAGCGTGCATTAGGTGCTGATTTGAAGACGGCCCGTAACGGCTTGTTGTTTGCCGGTTTCCTGAAGATGTTGATGCCGATCATCGTGGTGTTGCCAGGTATTGCGGCTTACGTATTGCATCAGCAGGGTATGTTCCAGGCAGAGATGATGAAAGGCGGAGAGCTGAATCCGGACAATGCTTATCCGGTGTTGCTGAACCTGTTGCCTGTTGGTCTGAAGGGGCTGGCTTTTGCGGCATTGACGGCGGCGGTAGTAGCATCGCTGGCAGGTAAGGCGAATAGTATCTCTACGATCTTCTCGCTGGACATCTATAAAAAGATATACAATAAAGATGCGGATGAGAAGCAGGTGGTGAAGGTAGGGCGCCAGGTGGTGGTAGTGGCGATGATCATAGCGATCGTTATCTCCAACTTCCTGGGTATTGATAAAAAAGGCGGTTTCCAGTTTATCCAGGAATATACCGGCTTTGTATCTCCCGGTGTGTTCTCTATGTTTATTATGGGTTTTTTCTGGAAGCGTACTAATTCCAGTGCAGCGATGTTTGCGTTGATTGGTGGGTTTATACTCTCTATTGTGTTGAAGTTCCTGCCGATGTGGACAGATCTTTCTTCTCTGTATGATATAGGGCTGGCGACTGCCAATGCTAAAGGTGTGTATGAGATACCTTTTATTGACCGTATGGGGATCGTTTTCGTGATATGTATCATTGGTATGGTGGTGATATCGCTGGCAGATCCTAAGAGTAAGCACAATCCCAAGGGGTTGGATGTGGATGCAGGTATGTTCAAAACTTCTGCTCCATTTACTATCGGTGCGTTGATCATTTGCGGATTGCTGGTGGCTTTATATACTTTATACTGGTAG
- a CDS encoding glycoside hydrolase family 95 protein has translation MRWILLLLLGIHTVQAQQPVPKLWYRQPAKDWLHSLPLGNGRLGAMVQGNPQHEVVQINEESVWAGIPFNDANPNARKVLDSVRQLLFAGKNEAATALAAPNMIAVNAENSTQLARSFRSYQTLMNLHIGQSDQPFTGYYRELDLFTGVATSRYELAGVHYTREAFISAPANVVAIRIRADRAGQLQLALYLDRRDPTDSTVTCKDARTTVRNNQLLLSGHIQDRNNDKGPEGAHMKFAGAARVFAEGGKTVVSGDTLNVSQANGVVIYIDGATNYDFAHLGLNDNIVPVNELEKRLGRYRAGDYDRLKAAHVADHRRLMERVKWRLGPAVLQDTIPTDERLAAVKRGAFDPWLTSLYFQYGRYLLMGSSRSPGVLPANLQGIWNYHLDAPWQADFHTNINLQMNYWHAEVTALPETTAPLFAFLDHIRPQGRITARKMYGARGWVMHHATDAFGKTGLQNAMHYGTFPMATAWMCLHFWEHYLFTGDTTFLRRQAYPIMKEHAEFLKDFLVKSPEGYMVTVPAYSPENLFKHPVTGKPESLTYGPTMDNQIAREFLQDYVAAAHLLHADKSFADSMQAILAQLPPTRLGKDGRILEWIQEYEETEPGHRHISHLFGLHPGTQINDSTPALLEGARKTLAYRLAHGGGHTGWSRAWIINFYARLKEGDKVQENMQALLAKSTYDNLFDNHPPFQIDGNFGGTAGLAEAMLQSNEHGITLLPALPAAWSAGAISGLHARGGYVVDMEWEGNRLQKAWVRSILGGTVKLYYEGQVRSMSLKKGERREVHF, from the coding sequence ATGCGTTGGATCTTATTATTGCTGCTAGGTATACACACTGTACAGGCGCAACAGCCTGTACCGAAATTATGGTATAGACAACCTGCTAAAGACTGGTTACATTCGTTGCCACTTGGGAATGGCCGTTTGGGGGCTATGGTACAGGGTAATCCTCAGCATGAGGTGGTACAGATTAATGAGGAGAGTGTATGGGCGGGAATACCTTTTAATGATGCGAATCCCAATGCGCGGAAAGTACTGGATTCCGTGCGGCAGTTATTGTTTGCCGGTAAAAATGAGGCTGCTACTGCATTGGCAGCGCCTAATATGATAGCGGTAAATGCAGAAAATTCCACACAGTTAGCCCGTAGTTTTCGTTCCTACCAGACATTGATGAATCTGCATATCGGGCAGAGTGACCAGCCTTTTACCGGGTATTACCGGGAGTTGGACCTATTTACAGGAGTGGCAACCAGCCGTTACGAGCTCGCTGGTGTACATTATACCAGGGAGGCTTTTATCAGTGCGCCAGCCAATGTGGTCGCTATCCGTATCCGTGCAGATAGGGCCGGGCAGTTACAGCTCGCGCTGTACCTGGACCGGCGGGACCCTACTGATAGTACTGTTACCTGTAAGGATGCACGGACGACGGTGCGTAATAACCAGCTTCTTTTGTCCGGGCATATACAGGATAGGAATAATGACAAGGGGCCGGAAGGCGCCCATATGAAATTTGCCGGTGCTGCCAGGGTGTTTGCGGAAGGAGGAAAGACTGTGGTGTCTGGTGATACTCTGAACGTATCTCAGGCAAACGGTGTAGTGATCTATATAGACGGTGCGACGAACTATGACTTTGCGCACTTGGGGCTCAATGATAATATTGTGCCTGTGAATGAGCTGGAAAAGCGGTTGGGGCGTTACCGGGCAGGCGATTATGACCGGCTGAAAGCGGCGCATGTCGCTGATCATCGCCGGCTGATGGAAAGGGTGAAATGGCGGTTGGGGCCAGCGGTCTTACAGGACACTATTCCTACGGATGAGCGGTTGGCGGCAGTGAAGCGGGGAGCATTTGATCCTTGGTTAACCAGTCTTTATTTTCAATATGGGCGTTACCTGTTGATGGGTAGTTCCCGTTCGCCAGGGGTGTTACCTGCGAACTTGCAGGGAATATGGAATTATCACCTGGATGCACCCTGGCAGGCAGACTTTCACACCAATATCAATCTGCAGATGAATTACTGGCATGCGGAAGTAACGGCATTGCCGGAGACGACAGCTCCTCTTTTTGCTTTTTTGGATCATATCCGTCCGCAAGGGCGTATCACTGCCCGCAAAATGTACGGGGCCCGAGGATGGGTGATGCATCATGCCACGGATGCTTTTGGTAAGACCGGTTTGCAGAATGCGATGCACTATGGTACGTTTCCTATGGCTACGGCCTGGATGTGTCTGCATTTCTGGGAGCACTACTTGTTTACAGGTGATACGACGTTCCTGCGGCGACAGGCATACCCTATTATGAAGGAACATGCTGAGTTCCTGAAGGACTTCCTGGTAAAGAGTCCGGAGGGGTATATGGTAACAGTGCCGGCTTATTCTCCGGAAAACCTGTTTAAGCATCCGGTAACCGGTAAGCCGGAGTCTTTGACGTATGGGCCTACTATGGATAACCAGATTGCGCGGGAGTTTTTACAAGACTATGTTGCTGCCGCCCACTTGTTGCACGCAGACAAGTCTTTTGCGGATAGTATGCAGGCGATACTGGCACAGTTGCCGCCGACCCGCCTGGGGAAGGATGGCCGTATACTGGAGTGGATACAGGAGTATGAAGAGACGGAGCCGGGGCATCGGCATATTTCGCATTTATTCGGTTTGCATCCTGGCACGCAGATCAACGACAGCACGCCGGCTTTGCTGGAGGGGGCACGTAAAACACTGGCCTATCGCCTGGCTCACGGAGGCGGGCATACAGGCTGGAGCCGGGCCTGGATCATCAATTTTTACGCCCGTCTGAAAGAGGGGGACAAGGTGCAGGAGAACATGCAGGCTTTGTTGGCAAAATCGACCTATGACAACCTGTTTGATAACCACCCCCCTTTTCAAATCGATGGCAACTTCGGAGGTACTGCCGGGCTGGCGGAGGCTATGTTGCAAAGTAATGAGCATGGTATAACCCTGTTGCCTGCATTACCGGCTGCCTGGTCAGCAGGAGCGATCAGTGGGTTGCATGCCCGGGGAGGGTATGTAGTGGATATGGAGTGGGAGGGTAACCGGCTGCAAAAGGCATGGGTCCGCTCAATACTGGGAGGTACGGTAAAACTATACTATGAAGGCCAGGTCCGAAGTATGTCCCTCAAGAAAGGGGAGCGTCGGGAAGTCCATTTTTGA
- a CDS encoding NAD(P)/FAD-dependent oxidoreductase has product MLSYWEKQSLLQYDYIIIGSGIVGLSTAISIRERDEKGRILVLEREVLPTGASTKNAGFACIGSLTEILADLKTMSPGEVQSLVALRRRGLLGLRARIGDACMDYREQGSFELISDKELPALAQLDEVNRLLQPVLDGAAFSLATPKLAGFGFDGSYVKALVSNNYEGELNTGKMIRTLIDLAIVQSIEIKTGCPVVRIADTGKGATVVVRHETLQEEIGFSCRELVVCTNAFGKELLPELDIQPGRGQVLLTEPVPDLPFRGIFHMDEGYFYFRELHGRVLFGGGRHLDMQAEETTIFAYNDHLQGILEEKLRTILLPGREVRIADRWTGIMAFGPNRQPLVQRYSEHICIGVRLGGMGVAIGTAVGQQLADMLR; this is encoded by the coding sequence ATGTTAAGTTATTGGGAGAAACAAAGTCTATTGCAATATGACTATATCATTATTGGTAGTGGTATAGTAGGTTTATCTACTGCGATCAGTATACGGGAGCGGGATGAAAAAGGTCGTATACTGGTATTGGAAAGGGAGGTATTGCCTACTGGTGCCAGTACGAAGAATGCGGGGTTTGCCTGTATTGGCAGTCTGACGGAAATATTAGCAGATCTTAAAACGATGTCTCCCGGCGAAGTACAATCGCTGGTGGCTTTAAGAAGGCGGGGGCTGTTGGGATTGCGGGCCCGGATAGGGGATGCGTGTATGGATTATCGTGAGCAAGGCAGTTTTGAACTGATCAGCGATAAGGAGTTGCCTGCTTTGGCGCAGCTGGACGAGGTGAACCGGTTATTGCAGCCGGTACTGGATGGAGCAGCGTTTAGCCTGGCTACGCCGAAACTGGCCGGCTTTGGTTTTGATGGTAGTTATGTAAAGGCCCTGGTGAGTAATAACTATGAAGGGGAGTTGAACACGGGTAAGATGATACGTACTTTGATAGACCTGGCCATCGTGCAAAGTATTGAGATCAAAACGGGATGTCCGGTAGTGCGTATTGCTGATACGGGAAAGGGGGCAACTGTTGTCGTGCGGCATGAGACGTTGCAGGAGGAGATCGGGTTCAGCTGCCGGGAGTTGGTGGTATGTACTAATGCCTTCGGCAAGGAGCTGTTGCCGGAGTTGGATATTCAGCCAGGCAGGGGGCAGGTATTACTTACGGAGCCTGTTCCGGATCTCCCGTTCCGTGGCATATTCCACATGGATGAGGGGTATTTTTATTTCAGGGAGTTGCATGGGCGGGTATTATTTGGTGGCGGGCGTCACCTGGATATGCAGGCGGAGGAGACGACGATATTTGCATATAATGATCATCTGCAAGGGATATTAGAAGAAAAACTGCGCACGATATTATTACCCGGCCGGGAGGTTCGTATTGCGGACCGCTGGACGGGTATTATGGCTTTCGGGCCTAATCGCCAGCCGCTGGTGCAGCGTTATAGTGAGCATATCTGTATTGGTGTGCGATTAGGAGGGATGGGGGTGGCTATCGGTACCGCGGTAGGACAACAGCTGGCTGATATGCTGAGATAA